Proteins encoded within one genomic window of Triticum aestivum cultivar Chinese Spring chromosome 2D, IWGSC CS RefSeq v2.1, whole genome shotgun sequence:
- the LOC123054099 gene encoding SUMO-conjugating enzyme SCE1 isoform X3, with protein sequence MASGGIARGRLAEERKSWRKNHPHGFVAKPETLPDGSVNLMVWRCVIPGKPGTDWEGGYFPLTLQFDDNYPTTAPSCRFPAGFFHINVYDSGVVCLSILGDAWKPSITVKQVLVGIQELLDDPNPNSAAQHRCYELYKKNMPEYRNKVREQTKRYPSRM encoded by the exons ATGGCGTCCGGAGGCATCGCCCGCGGCCGCCTCGCCGAGGAGCGCAAGTCGTGGCGCAAGAACCACCCCCAT GGCTTCGTGGCCAAGCCGGAGACCCTGCCGGATGGGTCCGTCAATCTCATGGTCTGGCGGTGCGTCATCCCCGGCAAGCCAGGG ACTGACTGGGAAGGTGGATATTTCCCGCTAACTCTGCAATTTGATGATAATTACCCAACAACCGCTCCTAGCTGCAGGTTCCCAGCAGGTTTCTTCCATATCAATGTCTATGATTCTGGAGTAGTATGCCTATCGATACTGGGTGAT GCATGGAAACCTTCAATTACAGTGAAGCAGGTTTTGGTAGGCATCCAGGAGTTGCTGGATGACCCAAATCCTAACTCAGCCGCACAGCATCGATGCTATGAACTCTATAAGAAG AACATGCCAGAGTACAGGAACAAAGTCCGTGAGCAGACCAAGCGCTACCCTTCGCGCATGTAG
- the LOC123054099 gene encoding SUMO-conjugating enzyme SCE1 isoform X2, with protein sequence MASGGIARGRLAEERKSWRKNHPHGFVAKPETLPDGSVNLMVWRCVIPGKPGCTTFVFLQTDWEGGYFPLTLQFDDNYPTTAPSCRFPAGFFHINVYDSGVVCLSILGDAWKPSITVKQVLVGIQELLDDPNPNSAAQHRCYELYKKNMPEYRNKVREQTKRYPSRM encoded by the exons ATGGCGTCCGGAGGCATCGCCCGCGGCCGCCTCGCCGAGGAGCGCAAGTCGTGGCGCAAGAACCACCCCCAT GGCTTCGTGGCCAAGCCGGAGACCCTGCCGGATGGGTCCGTCAATCTCATGGTCTGGCGGTGCGTCATCCCCGGCAAGCCAGGG TGCACTACATTTGTTTTTCTGCAGACTGACTGGGAAGGTGGATATTTCCCGCTAACTCTGCAATTTGATGATAATTACCCAACAACCGCTCCTAGCTGCAGGTTCCCAGCAGGTTTCTTCCATATCAATGTCTATGATTCTGGAGTAGTATGCCTATCGATACTGGGTGAT GCATGGAAACCTTCAATTACAGTGAAGCAGGTTTTGGTAGGCATCCAGGAGTTGCTGGATGACCCAAATCCTAACTCAGCCGCACAGCATCGATGCTATGAACTCTATAAGAAG AACATGCCAGAGTACAGGAACAAAGTCCGTGAGCAGACCAAGCGCTACCCTTCGCGCATGTAG
- the LOC123054099 gene encoding SUMO-conjugating enzyme SCE1 isoform X1: MCAPAPRPSYLLSLPNFLCFFLWIYASGNGDTGASCLFQGFVAKPETLPDGSVNLMVWRCVIPGKPGTDWEGGYFPLTLQFDDNYPTTAPSCRFPAGFFHINVYDSGVVCLSILGDAWKPSITVKQVLVGIQELLDDPNPNSAAQHRCYELYKKNMPEYRNKVREQTKRYPSRM; encoded by the exons ATGTGCGCGCCCGCACCACGACCTAGCTACTTGCTTTCTTTGCccaattttctttgtttctttctctggATCTACGCAAGTGGTAATGGGGACACCGGGGCTTCTTGTCTATTTCAGGGCTTCGTGGCCAAGCCGGAGACCCTGCCGGATGGGTCCGTCAATCTCATGGTCTGGCGGTGCGTCATCCCCGGCAAGCCAGGG ACTGACTGGGAAGGTGGATATTTCCCGCTAACTCTGCAATTTGATGATAATTACCCAACAACCGCTCCTAGCTGCAGGTTCCCAGCAGGTTTCTTCCATATCAATGTCTATGATTCTGGAGTAGTATGCCTATCGATACTGGGTGAT GCATGGAAACCTTCAATTACAGTGAAGCAGGTTTTGGTAGGCATCCAGGAGTTGCTGGATGACCCAAATCCTAACTCAGCCGCACAGCATCGATGCTATGAACTCTATAAGAAG AACATGCCAGAGTACAGGAACAAAGTCCGTGAGCAGACCAAGCGCTACCCTTCGCGCATGTAG